The Myxococcaceae bacterium JPH2 genome includes a region encoding these proteins:
- a CDS encoding VCBS repeat-containing protein yields the protein MLLLVALSCVQDSEDWGAHGSSAHSALVRLDMSPDAIIPTELAADGYTVGKLTGTGAASPDGAATYSLPIWVPAGRAGMQPDLVLSYQSRAGNGPVGLGWTLGPVSTIARCRRTMAQDGRVETVTFTQADAFCLDGQRLVLMSGVYGASGAEYRTEMDTFIKVVSLDADALGPAQFRVYMKDGRILTFGKLNNSTLQGQRVSARPYGLGGVAESRDGKLNRLAWSLVRVEDRSGNYISYFYGQDEGGGGGGATSIQGAYEQWLERIEYTGGPSQGPTRSVVFDYQPEARPDSAISYTAGFKLKNTKRLARLRMLAPNPTVAGLVRSYEFSYVQDPTSRISTGAEDGASLLSSVTQCDGLGVCMRPVVFSWASGSLEYEEINTGIADVKRNLHSVDVNGDGRDDLLYTRAETGRLPGWRMRLASADGFGLDYPVDLPDEYSMGGERFSDLDADGRIDVSTLRWENTGGPSILNRVGHYVFNGTKFDLRELEVDSERLKNSPWVSDFDGDGYPDLIRLREVNNHIQLSCRSNLGGSFGPYSDIVVSDVNDNAQMVANLDGTNRSSLLFTEKRSVEVPGGGHIYEKVGLNYWALSVRNGVWEKSETTLTRLDADKDDDETADGPQILFADVNGDGLPDAIAAQDAGGDVSVQINTGGGFAVGALQTLPADCKLPAFLGDNGVRVFDYNQDGREDLVLLGRRGDDVGPQLVKVLVSTGAGFTCRVLTIPQGEPATLGGYGLSQLLDFNGDGLRDLVQVVDGTLRLYLRKGLPSALLLGVQDSAGARMEFSYKPITDSSVYTPSFACVAPQRCVHDGMWLVSEVRSEMGSGGWRPTNFQYEDGRSDILGRGWLGFAAIVARDGLSGATVRTESDNHSRLGTFYPYAKLPGRVVSQIEDVGSARVHRQHQESQYAASVRDVLDGQKILTVLPASGWTESYERFKTEGATQGLQQRSASIWEYETTYGNLKKVRRTVSAGGEVIQDDVRELQYYPANVSDWLVELVQRESEVSTVGATAVTRVTGYTYSAQTGLLESLVVEPGDARFQLSTTYVRASDGLVVETRQEAAGYSPRSVFFEYDPLDRVYPIESRNAMGHVVRFAYHPGLGVLASRSDVNGVSISAQFDGFGRLRKQDNPTLSDVTVSYRACAAPCSWEVVSSVAGGQKTVSAYDKFGRRLSEQWKAFGGEDVRSVYEYDELGRLVASWSPSPTGYQSVVTRFLYDALGRVVAQTNSDGTVRTTRYVGGQISERDEKGNERIIQLDALGRPRTSTDEWSDAPGGGRHVVTQYSYGPFGVKTTILDGYGKGTAFEYDKLGRAVLVRDSDRGLQITNYSPFGEVLNVTDGNGDVTAYTRDSLGRVVMLTNRDGISRFGWDVSPNGIGKLANHIQEGTDTGSFLDDTVAVYSYDSLSRLVTETWSVEARLFAPINRTYDSYGRLQSIAYPQVAGRRLVVENEYAEWGHLRAVRGAGGGSTYWSALSRNGVGQLTGESFGNGLVGVRRYDLRGRPIFMDTSIGGQSLQTLAYEYEPNGNLRGRHDRVGQISEEFRYDSLERLSQWSVFQNCSSSQVVYSYDEIGNLTKRDGQGQTLNYFYEGTGGAGPHAVTRTTMGGYTYDAKGNQLTAPGRLVEYTTFDLPRRIVGGAVEASFRYDAIGSRVVKRTPEEVTTYIGGLYQERRSVAGAAVHVFSVVGAEGPVAQVVWTVDSDSVLRRDETSYLHVDSLGSVGVVTDAGGQVVERLKYEPFGGRRYPHSLSTPVSRGGGNVRQGFTGHEHDDEFGLINMRGRVYDSVLARFLSPDAFIPNPLSSQALNRYSYVYNNPLRYTDPTGFLPREVAYDDWGSGGAGANHGPGGTLRRRAKVFAAANEEECTIPDAAGQGACFVSVGGSLDDAFGDAYARAGSNRAWFSGGSSKGNRSFFASFVVGAPLLQNTSVATGEPLFLSALRQMGIGSGAASFGILVLLAPSQLDGPSCEGGGGPCDASKPEDSPPGVAETAPTSTTDATTEAAKEVEETGAEEPEPEPSAEGAGAGKCKPMPECLKRPPNPYGKKGGPEHQAKVKEIVEEVTTRGLTAKEELRVEITDGLKSVRYADVAAVDPVTKTLVELHQVGRQTQSGLPVSRERKAIQDLETQTGIRPFFHPYNILPSGE from the coding sequence TTGCTGCTGCTGGTTGCGTTGTCCTGTGTTCAGGACAGCGAGGACTGGGGAGCACACGGGTCGTCGGCGCATAGCGCACTTGTGCGTCTTGACATGTCGCCCGACGCAATTATTCCAACTGAGCTCGCTGCTGATGGATATACAGTTGGAAAATTGACAGGGACAGGAGCGGCAAGTCCGGATGGCGCCGCGACGTATTCTCTTCCTATCTGGGTTCCTGCCGGCCGCGCGGGAATGCAACCGGACTTGGTCCTCTCTTATCAGAGTAGAGCTGGGAACGGGCCGGTAGGATTGGGCTGGACGTTAGGTCCGGTGTCGACCATTGCTCGCTGTCGAAGAACCATGGCGCAAGACGGTCGTGTGGAAACCGTAACGTTCACCCAGGCGGATGCGTTTTGTTTGGACGGCCAGCGTCTCGTTCTGATGAGTGGAGTTTATGGTGCATCCGGTGCTGAGTATCGCACAGAGATGGATACGTTTATCAAGGTGGTCTCGCTTGACGCGGATGCTCTCGGGCCAGCGCAGTTTCGTGTGTACATGAAGGACGGGCGCATTCTTACGTTCGGCAAGCTGAACAATTCGACACTGCAAGGGCAGCGAGTGAGTGCCAGGCCGTATGGCCTGGGCGGCGTGGCGGAGAGTCGAGATGGCAAACTGAATCGACTCGCTTGGTCGTTGGTGCGTGTGGAGGATCGAAGCGGCAACTATATCTCGTACTTCTACGGCCAGGACGAGGGTGGCGGAGGAGGAGGGGCGACTTCAATTCAAGGAGCCTATGAACAGTGGCTTGAACGAATTGAGTACACGGGAGGACCGAGTCAAGGACCCACGCGTTCCGTTGTTTTTGACTACCAGCCAGAAGCAAGGCCCGACTCAGCAATTTCGTACACGGCTGGCTTTAAGTTGAAGAACACAAAGCGGCTAGCTCGCCTGCGGATGCTTGCTCCCAATCCTACTGTAGCTGGGCTTGTTCGGAGCTATGAGTTTTCGTATGTCCAGGATCCGACAAGTCGCATCAGTACGGGGGCTGAAGACGGGGCCAGCTTGCTTTCGAGTGTGACGCAGTGTGATGGTCTTGGTGTCTGCATGCGTCCTGTAGTGTTTAGCTGGGCTTCTGGTAGTCTTGAATATGAGGAAATAAATACAGGCATCGCGGATGTAAAGCGCAATCTCCACTCAGTTGACGTGAATGGCGATGGCCGAGACGACCTCCTGTATACGAGAGCAGAGACGGGGCGTTTGCCAGGATGGAGGATGCGCCTAGCTTCTGCTGATGGGTTTGGACTGGATTATCCGGTCGATCTTCCTGATGAATATTCGATGGGTGGTGAGCGTTTTTCAGATCTCGATGCGGATGGACGCATTGATGTCTCGACACTCCGATGGGAGAATACTGGCGGCCCGAGTATATTGAATCGCGTCGGTCACTATGTGTTCAATGGCACTAAGTTTGACTTGCGCGAACTGGAGGTGGATTCGGAGAGATTGAAGAATTCGCCGTGGGTTTCGGATTTTGATGGAGATGGCTACCCGGATCTGATCCGCCTCCGTGAAGTGAATAATCATATTCAGTTGAGTTGTCGCTCGAATCTGGGTGGTAGTTTTGGTCCCTACTCGGACATCGTTGTTTCGGATGTTAATGATAATGCGCAGATGGTTGCGAATCTGGACGGCACGAACCGCAGCAGCCTGCTGTTCACCGAGAAGCGCAGTGTTGAAGTTCCTGGCGGGGGGCACATTTATGAGAAGGTGGGGCTGAATTATTGGGCGCTAAGTGTTCGCAATGGAGTTTGGGAGAAGAGCGAGACAACGCTTACGCGCCTAGATGCAGATAAGGATGATGACGAGACCGCTGATGGTCCTCAGATTCTTTTTGCTGATGTTAATGGGGATGGCCTGCCGGATGCGATTGCTGCGCAAGATGCTGGAGGGGACGTTTCCGTTCAGATTAATACGGGAGGTGGCTTTGCGGTAGGTGCCCTTCAAACGCTGCCGGCGGACTGCAAGCTCCCTGCGTTCTTGGGTGATAATGGAGTCAGAGTCTTTGACTATAATCAAGACGGCCGTGAGGACCTTGTGCTTTTGGGGCGCCGAGGGGATGACGTAGGGCCTCAGTTGGTAAAGGTCCTGGTGTCTACGGGGGCCGGCTTCACTTGTAGAGTTCTGACCATTCCGCAAGGCGAGCCCGCTACTTTGGGAGGGTATGGTCTTAGTCAGCTTTTGGATTTCAATGGGGACGGCCTGCGCGACCTGGTACAGGTTGTTGATGGGACGCTTCGTTTGTATTTGCGTAAAGGACTTCCTTCTGCGCTCTTGCTTGGTGTGCAGGACAGTGCTGGTGCTCGGATGGAGTTTTCCTATAAGCCCATAACGGATTCTAGCGTCTATACTCCGAGCTTTGCCTGTGTTGCGCCGCAGCGATGTGTGCATGATGGCATGTGGCTTGTTTCGGAAGTTCGCTCGGAGATGGGTAGTGGGGGTTGGCGGCCAACGAATTTTCAGTACGAGGATGGCCGCTCGGACATACTTGGTCGTGGGTGGCTTGGATTCGCAGCGATTGTGGCGCGGGACGGGCTGTCGGGGGCAACGGTTCGGACCGAATCGGACAACCACTCCAGGTTGGGGACCTTCTACCCCTATGCGAAGCTGCCCGGGCGTGTCGTTTCTCAGATTGAGGATGTTGGGTCTGCGAGAGTCCATCGTCAACATCAAGAGAGTCAGTACGCTGCCAGCGTCCGTGATGTTTTGGATGGTCAGAAGATCCTCACGGTGCTTCCTGCCTCCGGATGGACTGAGTCCTACGAGAGGTTCAAGACTGAAGGGGCAACTCAGGGATTGCAGCAGCGATCAGCCTCCATATGGGAGTATGAAACGACATACGGAAATCTCAAAAAGGTTCGGCGAACAGTCTCGGCCGGCGGAGAGGTCATCCAGGATGACGTTCGTGAGCTTCAATACTATCCTGCCAATGTGTCGGACTGGCTGGTCGAGCTCGTTCAGCGTGAGTCGGAAGTCAGTACCGTGGGGGCGACTGCCGTTACGAGAGTTACTGGCTATACTTACTCCGCGCAAACGGGGCTGCTGGAGAGTCTTGTTGTTGAGCCTGGAGATGCCAGATTTCAGTTGTCTACGACCTATGTTCGCGCGTCGGATGGACTTGTCGTAGAGACAAGACAGGAGGCGGCCGGGTATTCTCCTCGCTCTGTCTTCTTTGAGTACGATCCGTTGGATCGCGTGTACCCTATCGAAAGCAGGAACGCGATGGGGCATGTTGTGAGGTTTGCCTATCATCCGGGCCTTGGTGTTCTGGCGTCGCGATCAGATGTTAATGGAGTTTCAATCTCGGCTCAGTTTGATGGTTTTGGGCGATTGCGAAAGCAAGACAACCCAACACTGAGTGATGTGACTGTCTCGTATCGCGCCTGCGCTGCGCCTTGTTCGTGGGAGGTTGTGTCTTCTGTCGCGGGCGGACAGAAAACAGTGTCGGCGTACGATAAGTTTGGGCGTCGCTTGAGTGAGCAGTGGAAGGCATTTGGTGGCGAAGATGTTCGCTCTGTTTATGAGTATGATGAGTTGGGTCGATTGGTAGCCTCTTGGTCACCGTCTCCAACGGGCTATCAGTCTGTTGTTACTCGATTTTTATATGATGCCCTGGGGCGAGTTGTTGCCCAAACAAACTCTGATGGCACTGTTCGAACAACACGCTATGTCGGCGGTCAGATTTCCGAGCGGGACGAAAAGGGGAACGAGCGCATCATTCAGTTGGATGCCCTGGGAAGACCGAGGACAAGCACTGACGAATGGAGTGATGCTCCTGGCGGGGGACGTCATGTTGTGACGCAGTATTCGTATGGGCCATTCGGGGTCAAGACGACCATACTTGATGGCTATGGGAAAGGTACTGCGTTCGAGTATGACAAGCTGGGACGAGCTGTTCTCGTTCGAGACTCCGATAGAGGGCTGCAGATCACCAACTATAGTCCGTTCGGTGAGGTGCTGAATGTTACCGATGGAAATGGTGATGTGACTGCGTATACGCGAGATTCTCTTGGGCGGGTGGTGATGCTGACCAATCGAGATGGCATTTCTCGATTCGGCTGGGATGTGTCTCCGAATGGGATAGGAAAGCTCGCAAACCACATCCAGGAAGGCACGGATACGGGGTCCTTCCTGGATGACACTGTCGCTGTTTATTCTTATGACTCGCTCTCGCGTCTCGTGACGGAGACCTGGAGTGTTGAGGCGCGGTTGTTCGCCCCCATAAACAGGACATATGATTCATATGGCCGCCTGCAATCAATAGCGTATCCGCAAGTTGCTGGTCGCAGGCTTGTGGTGGAAAACGAATACGCAGAATGGGGCCACTTGCGCGCTGTTCGCGGCGCAGGTGGAGGCAGTACCTATTGGAGTGCGTTGAGTCGCAATGGCGTAGGGCAGTTGACAGGCGAGTCGTTTGGAAATGGCCTGGTTGGCGTGCGTAGGTATGATTTGCGGGGTCGACCAATCTTCATGGATACGAGTATTGGGGGGCAATCCCTCCAGACTCTTGCTTATGAATATGAACCCAACGGGAATCTTCGAGGGCGACATGACAGAGTAGGGCAGATAAGTGAAGAGTTTCGATATGATAGCCTTGAGCGGCTTAGTCAGTGGTCTGTTTTTCAGAATTGCAGCTCGTCTCAGGTTGTTTATTCGTATGATGAAATAGGAAACCTGACGAAGCGGGACGGTCAGGGGCAGACTCTTAACTATTTCTATGAAGGCACTGGAGGAGCAGGGCCTCATGCTGTCACCCGAACGACGATGGGCGGGTACACGTATGATGCAAAGGGAAATCAACTGACAGCGCCGGGGCGTTTGGTCGAGTACACTACGTTTGATCTCCCTCGGCGTATTGTTGGTGGGGCCGTTGAGGCCAGTTTTCGCTACGATGCTATTGGTTCTCGCGTCGTTAAGAGGACGCCTGAAGAGGTCACAACCTATATTGGTGGGCTGTATCAGGAGAGGCGCAGTGTTGCCGGCGCGGCGGTGCACGTGTTTAGTGTTGTCGGCGCTGAAGGGCCAGTCGCGCAGGTGGTTTGGACGGTCGATTCGGACAGTGTTTTGCGTCGGGATGAGACAAGCTATCTTCATGTCGATAGTCTTGGAAGTGTTGGGGTTGTTACTGATGCTGGAGGACAGGTTGTTGAACGATTGAAATATGAGCCTTTCGGCGGGCGACGATATCCTCACTCCCTGTCGACGCCTGTTTCTCGGGGCGGGGGTAATGTGCGTCAGGGATTCACGGGGCATGAGCATGATGATGAGTTCGGACTCATCAATATGCGCGGGCGTGTGTATGATTCCGTGCTTGCTCGTTTTCTCAGTCCTGATGCTTTCATTCCGAATCCGCTATCAAGTCAGGCGCTCAATCGGTATTCGTATGTTTACAATAACCCGCTTCGCTATACGGACCCTACTGGGTTCCTGCCCAGGGAGGTTGCCTATGATGACTGGGGCAGTGGCGGGGCTGGCGCTAATCATGGGCCCGGGGGCACTCTCCGACGCAGGGCTAAGGTATTTGCAGCAGCCAATGAAGAGGAGTGCACTATCCCTGATGCTGCTGGGCAGGGGGCCTGCTTTGTGTCGGTGGGGGGAAGTTTGGACGATGCATTTGGGGATGCCTACGCTCGTGCGGGCTCCAATCGGGCGTGGTTCTCCGGCGGGAGTTCGAAAGGGAATCGGAGCTTTTTTGCTAGCTTTGTAGTGGGCGCTCCTCTCCTCCAGAATACAAGTGTTGCGACTGGTGAGCCGTTGTTCCTGTCTGCGCTGCGTCAGATGGGTATTGGTAGTGGGGCGGCTAGCTTTGGCATCCTTGTGCTCCTCGCGCCCAGTCAGCTCGATGGGCCGTCATGCGAAGGGGGTGGGGGGCCTTGCGATGCTTCAAAGCCTGAAGACAGTCCGCCTGGGGTGGCCGAAACCGCGCCGACGAGCACGACGGATGCCACGACAGAGGCTGCAAAAGAGGTGGAAGAAACGGGTGCAGAAGAGCCCGAACCGGAGCCATCTGCTGAGGGCGCGGGGGCAGGCAAGTGCAAGCCGATGCCGGAATGCCTGAAGAGACCACCGAACCCATATGGGAAGAAGGGTGGGCCAGAACATCAGGCGAAGGTCAAAGAGATTGTGGAGGAGGTGACAACTCGAGGGCTGACAGCAAAAGAGGAGCTCAGGGTAGAGATTACAGATGGCCTGAAGTCCGTTCGTTATGCTGATGTCGCTGCTGTAGATCCTGTCACCAAGACTCTTGTGGAACTGCACCAGGTCGGGCGACAAACGCAGAGTGGTTTGCCTGTGTCGCGTGAGAGAAAGGCTATTCAGGATCTCGAGACGCAAACGGGGATACGCCCGTTCTTTCACCCCTACAATATTCTCCCGTCGGGGGAGTGA